From a region of the Enterobacter cancerogenus genome:
- a CDS encoding 6-phospho-beta-glucosidase gives MPGFKEGFLWGGAVAAHQLEGGWKEGGKGVSVADVMTAGAHGVPREITNGVLQGKNYPNHEAIDFYHRYKEDIKLFAEMGFKCFRTSIAWTRIFPKGDELEPNEAGLKFYDDLFDECLKYGIEPVITLSHFEMPFHLVTEYGGWRNRKLIDFFVRFAKVVFERYQHKVKYWMTFNEINNQANFHEDFAPFTNSGLKYEPGEDREPVMFQAAHYELVASALAVKAGREINPSLHIGCMIAMCPIYPLTCAPDDMMMAMNAMHRRYWFTDVHVRGAYPQHLLNYFARRGFALDITEEDNIALKQGCVDYIGFSYYMSFATKATADNPQLDYDESKSLVSNPYVQKSDWGWQIDPVGLRYSLNWFWDHYQLPLFIVENGFGAIDVQESDGTVNDQYRIDYLAAHISEMKKAVVEDGVDLMGYTPWGCIDLVSAGTGEMKKRYGFIFVDKDNEGNGTLNRSKKKSFDWYKQVIASNGDNL, from the coding sequence ATGCCAGGATTTAAAGAAGGTTTTCTGTGGGGTGGGGCCGTGGCGGCACACCAGCTTGAGGGCGGCTGGAAAGAGGGCGGTAAAGGGGTTAGCGTCGCTGACGTCATGACCGCAGGCGCGCACGGTGTCCCGCGTGAAATCACCAACGGCGTCCTGCAGGGGAAGAACTACCCTAACCATGAAGCCATCGATTTCTACCATCGCTATAAAGAAGACATCAAACTCTTTGCCGAGATGGGATTTAAATGCTTCCGTACCTCTATCGCCTGGACGCGCATCTTCCCGAAAGGGGACGAGCTGGAGCCAAACGAGGCGGGCCTGAAATTCTACGACGACCTGTTCGACGAGTGCCTGAAGTACGGTATCGAACCGGTTATCACCCTTTCTCACTTCGAGATGCCTTTCCACCTGGTCACCGAATACGGCGGCTGGCGCAACCGTAAGCTGATCGACTTCTTTGTCCGCTTCGCGAAGGTCGTTTTCGAGCGTTATCAGCATAAAGTGAAGTACTGGATGACCTTTAACGAGATCAACAACCAGGCAAACTTCCACGAGGATTTTGCGCCGTTTACCAACTCCGGGCTGAAGTATGAGCCGGGCGAAGACCGCGAGCCGGTCATGTTCCAGGCCGCCCACTACGAGCTGGTGGCGAGTGCCCTGGCGGTGAAAGCCGGGCGCGAGATTAACCCGTCGCTGCACATCGGCTGCATGATTGCGATGTGCCCGATCTATCCGCTGACCTGCGCGCCGGACGACATGATGATGGCGATGAATGCCATGCATCGTCGTTACTGGTTCACCGATGTGCATGTGCGCGGCGCGTATCCGCAGCACCTGCTCAACTATTTTGCACGTCGTGGCTTCGCGCTGGATATCACTGAGGAAGACAACATCGCGCTCAAACAGGGCTGCGTGGATTACATCGGTTTCAGCTATTACATGTCCTTCGCGACCAAGGCGACGGCAGACAACCCACAGCTGGATTACGACGAGAGCAAAAGCCTGGTCTCCAACCCGTACGTGCAGAAATCCGACTGGGGCTGGCAGATTGACCCGGTGGGCCTGCGCTACTCCCTGAACTGGTTCTGGGATCACTATCAGCTGCCGCTGTTTATTGTTGAGAACGGCTTTGGCGCAATCGACGTGCAGGAGAGCGACGGCACGGTAAACGACCAGTACCGCATCGATTATCTGGCCGCGCACATCAGCGAGATGAAAAAAGCGGTGGTGGAAGATGGCGTTGATCTGATGGGCTATACCCCGTGGGGCTGTATCGACCTGGTTTCTGCCGGTACCGGCGAGATGAAAAAACGCTACGGCTTTATCTTTGTGGATAAAGATAATGAAGGGAACGGCACGCTGAACCGCAGCAAGAAAAAATCGTTCGACTGGTATAAGCAGGTGATTGCCAGCAACGGCGATAACCTTTAA
- the upp gene encoding uracil phosphoribosyltransferase → MKIVEVKHPLVKHKLGLMREHDISTKRFRELASEVGSLLTYEATSDLETEKVTIEGWNGPVQVEQIKGKKITVVPILRAGLGMMEGVLEHVPSARISVVGVYRDEETLEPVPYFQKLVSNIDERMALVVDPMLATGGSMIATIDLLKKAGCSSIKVLVLVAAPEGIAALEKAHPDVELYTASIDQGLNEHGYIIPGLGDAGDKIFGTK, encoded by the coding sequence ATGAAGATTGTGGAAGTGAAACACCCGCTCGTTAAACACAAGTTGGGCCTGATGCGTGAGCATGACATCAGCACGAAGCGTTTTCGCGAACTGGCTTCTGAAGTGGGCAGCCTGCTGACCTACGAAGCGACCTCTGACCTGGAAACGGAAAAAGTGACCATCGAAGGCTGGAACGGTCCGGTACAGGTTGAGCAAATCAAAGGCAAAAAAATTACCGTTGTGCCGATCCTGCGTGCCGGTCTGGGCATGATGGAAGGCGTGCTGGAGCACGTCCCAAGCGCGCGTATCAGCGTAGTGGGTGTCTACCGCGATGAAGAGACGCTGGAGCCGGTTCCGTACTTCCAGAAGCTGGTCTCTAACATTGACGAGCGTATGGCGCTGGTGGTTGACCCTATGCTGGCGACCGGCGGTTCCATGATCGCCACCATCGACCTGCTGAAAAAAGCAGGCTGCAGCAGCATTAAGGTGCTGGTACTGGTTGCCGCGCCGGAAGGTATCGCGGCGCTGGAAAAAGCCCACCCGGACGTTGAGCTGTACACCGCCTCAATCGACCAGGGGCTTAACGAGCACGGGTACATCATCCCGGGGCTTGGCGATGCCGGCGACAAAATCTTTGGTACCAAATAA
- the uraA gene encoding uracil permease, with product MTRRTIGVSERPPLLQTIPLSLQHLFAMFGATVLVPMIFHINPATVLLFNGVGTLLYLFICKGKIPAYLGSSFAFISPVLLLLPLGYEVALGGFIMCGVLFCLVSFIVKKAGTGWLDVMFPPAAMGAIVAVIGLELARVAANMAGLLPADGQSPNSKAIIISLVTLGVTVFGSVLFRGFLAIIPILIGVLAGYALSFAMGIVNTDLIANAHWFALPTFYTPRFEWFAILTILPAALVVIAEHVGHLVVTANIVKRDLIRDPGLHRSMFANGLSTIISGFFGSTPNTTYGENIGVMAITRVYSTWVIGGAAIIAILLSCVGKLAASIQAIPEPVMGGVSLLLYGVIGASGIRVLIESKVDYNKAQNLILTSVILIIGVSGATVHIGAAELKGMALATIVGIALSLIFKLISIVRPEEEVLDADEGEKTSH from the coding sequence ATGACGCGCCGTACTATCGGGGTGAGTGAAAGACCGCCGCTTTTACAGACTATCCCGCTTAGTTTGCAGCATCTGTTCGCCATGTTTGGCGCAACCGTGCTGGTGCCTATGATTTTTCATATTAACCCGGCCACCGTGCTGCTTTTCAACGGCGTGGGAACGCTGCTGTATCTCTTCATCTGTAAGGGGAAGATCCCGGCGTATCTGGGGTCGAGCTTTGCCTTTATCTCCCCGGTGCTGCTGCTGTTGCCGTTGGGCTATGAGGTGGCGCTCGGCGGTTTTATCATGTGCGGCGTGCTGTTCTGTCTGGTCTCTTTCATCGTCAAGAAAGCCGGTACGGGCTGGCTGGATGTGATGTTCCCGCCTGCGGCGATGGGCGCAATCGTTGCCGTCATTGGCCTTGAGCTGGCGCGAGTGGCGGCAAACATGGCGGGGCTGCTGCCTGCCGACGGCCAGTCACCGAACTCGAAAGCCATTATCATCTCGCTGGTGACGCTGGGCGTTACGGTGTTTGGCTCCGTGTTGTTCCGCGGTTTTCTGGCGATTATCCCGATCCTGATTGGCGTGCTGGCAGGCTACGCGCTCTCCTTCGCCATGGGTATCGTCAATACCGACCTGATTGCTAACGCGCACTGGTTCGCACTGCCTACCTTCTATACCCCACGCTTCGAATGGTTTGCGATTTTGACGATTCTGCCAGCCGCGCTGGTGGTTATCGCGGAACACGTAGGTCACCTGGTGGTCACGGCGAACATCGTGAAGCGCGACCTGATCCGCGACCCGGGTCTGCACCGGTCGATGTTTGCCAACGGTCTCTCGACCATTATCTCCGGCTTCTTCGGCTCAACGCCGAACACCACCTACGGCGAGAATATCGGCGTAATGGCCATCACGCGCGTCTACAGTACGTGGGTTATTGGCGGTGCCGCAATCATTGCTATTCTGCTCTCCTGCGTGGGCAAACTGGCTGCGTCGATTCAGGCCATCCCGGAGCCGGTGATGGGCGGCGTTTCTCTGCTGCTGTACGGGGTGATCGGTGCGTCCGGTATTCGCGTGCTGATTGAATCCAAAGTGGACTACAACAAAGCGCAAAACCTGATCCTCACCTCCGTGATCCTGATTATTGGCGTGAGCGGCGCGACGGTACACATTGGTGCGGCAGAGCTGAAAGGCATGGCGCTGGCGACCATCGTCGGGATTGCCCTGAGCCTGATCTTCAAGCTGATCTCCATCGTTCGTCCGGAAGAAGAAGTCCTGGATGCGGATGAGGGCGAGAAAACGTCTCATTGA